A single region of the Ictalurus punctatus breed USDA103 chromosome 17, Coco_2.0, whole genome shotgun sequence genome encodes:
- the LOC108277551 gene encoding olfactory receptor 2AT4-like gives MSIYTETLYKNSTANIPEFVIEGFTGIPAKYYGLVGSFFFFIYLMLASGNVFILVFVACEKSLQKPTYIIFCNLAISDLGFGTTTLPRIIAKYWMSEKTMTFSGCFTQMYFVHYFGACSSFLMALMALDRFVAICNPLRYPVLITHTTIVILCSVLWIGNLLQLGVITAHALSVPYCGSNIIRHCYCDHISITNLACADITAIKATSTAIAMTVLWGPLFYIIFSYVAIIISVMKISNKDGRYKAFLTCTPQLFIICLYYLPRSFVYIAFTAGFHFESNLRIAVVMMYSLFPSLINPLIYCFRTKEIKETLMNKLKQKQVRVNRKTILT, from the coding sequence ATGTCTATCTATACTGAAACGTTGTACAAAAACAGCACGGCCAATATTCCTGAATTTGTGATTGAAGGATTCACAGGAATTCCTGCTAAATATTATGGATTGGTAGgaagctttttcttcttcatttatcTGATGCTGGCATCTGGGAATGTTTTCATCCTTGTATTTGTGGCATGTGAAAAAAGTCTTCAGAAGCCAACGTACATCATCTTCTGTAATCTTGCAATATCAGATCTTGGATTTGGAACTACAACTCTGCCCAGAATCATTGCTAAGTATTGGATGTCAGAGAAGACCATGACATTCAGTGGTTGTTTCACACAAATGTATTTTGTCCATTATTTTGGGGCTTGCAGCTCATTTCTTATGGCATTAATGGCCCTTGATCGATTTGTTGCCATATGTAACCCATTGAGATATCCagttctgatcacacacaccactaTTGTGATTCTTTGTTCAGTGCTTTGGATAGGAAATCTCCTCCAGCTTGGTGTCATTACTGCGCATGCCCTTAGTGTGCCTTACTGTGGCTCAAATATTATACGTCACTGCTACTGTGATCATATTTCAATAACTAATCTAGCATGTGCAGATATAACAGCCATAAAAGCCACTAGTACTGCCATTGCTATGACTGTACTGTGGGGTCctttattttatatcatattttcTTATGTGGCCATCATTATTTCAGTCATGAAAATCTCAAATAAAGATGGACGCTATAAAGCCTTTTTAACATGTACTCCACAGCTATTTATCATCTGCCTGTACTATCTCCCCAGAAGTTTTGTGTATATTGCATTTACTGCTGGATTTCATTTTGAATCAAACCTCCGCATTGCAGTGGTAATGATGTACAGTCTTTTCCCCTCTCTCATCAATCCACTCATATACTGCTTTAGGACCAAAGAAATTAAGGAgacattaatgaataaattaaagcaaaaacagGTGAGGGTAAatagaaaaactattttaacttaa